The following is a genomic window from Candidatus Nitrosotenuis cloacae.
TGATGGGCGAGTTCTTGGACTGCATAACAGTTGACTTTAAGGGAAGCGCAGAGCCCGGGTTCACAAGAAAATACATCGGAGTGCCCGACCCAAAACCAATCTTTGACACATTACTTGAGATAAAGGACAAGACGAAGATCCACGTAGAAATCACCGATCTGATAGTCCCACAAGCAGGTGACAGCCTGGAACACGCAAGAAAGCTTGCCAAGTTTCTGTACGACAACTTTGGACCGGAAATACCGATTCACTTCCTGAGATTCCACCCGGACTACAAGATGATGGAGTTCCCGTCAACGCCGGTGGAAACCCTGGAAAAACATTACGAGGTTGCAAAAAAGGAGGGACTGCAATACGTGTACCTTGGAAACGTCCCCGGACACAAATACGAGCACACTTACTGCCCTGGGTGCAACAGCATGGCAGTGGGCAGGTACGGCTTTGACATCACACAGTGGAACCTTGACGCAGACAACAAGTGCAATACGTGCGGCCACAAAATACCCATCGTGGGAGCACTAGATCCGAAATACAGGCGCAACAGATTCCAAGTTCTAGTCTAGAACGCAACTGCTCGCACAGGTGAGCCTGTCGCATTATGCAGCTTTAGCGGCAGGGCGGCAATCTTGAATGTGCGGCTCTTTATTCTGGACAGATTGCATAGGTTCTCCAGTATCAGTACGTCTTTTTTTAGCAGTATGTGGTGGGCAGAAAACCTCTTGTTGCTTCCAACGTCGATGCTCGGCGAATCTATTCCTACCAGGCTGGGCTTTTTGGATGCCAGATATTCCGCTGCAGATTCGGCTAATCCTGGATTTTGATCAAAAAAGTTCCTTCTGTTTATCTGGTCGTTCCATCCGGTTGCAAATATTATTGCACCGCCCCTTGGAATTGCGCCGTGCCTTTTCTCATGATCTACTATGTCAGACTTTGTTATGGAGTGGTTCGGCCCCGATCTTGCCCTGACCAGTACGGCGTCGCACAAAAACCTGCCCGGGTCTATCTGGTGAATCTTCTTGCCGCCCTGCACAAAGTGAAAGGGGGCGTCGATGTGAGTTCCTGTATGGGAGCTGAAAAAAAGCATCTCCAGATTATATCCGTCTTTTTTCAGACTGTTCCACGGAATGGACATGGGCCGGGGTGAGCCGGGAAACGTCGGGATGTCCTGAGTTATTGTAAGAGTTAGATCTACTGGTTTCACAACGATCTTATTTGCAACTGGTATTTTTTTGTGATCAAAGATATTAAATAGATCCCACTCAAAGTAGTTCTACCTTGCCTATAGCGTTCATTCTCCTGAACTCTGATCTAGGTTCAGACCAGGAAATAGTCACAAAGATCAAGGAGATTCTCAACGTAGAGAAGGGACTAAAGTTCGACGTGCAGGGTGTCTACGGAATATACGACATTGTGGTCAAAATAGAGGCAGACAACGCAGACCATCTGAGAAGCGTCATCACAAACAAGATACGAAAGATCGAAAAGGTCCAGTCCACGCTCACAATGATGGTAATTGAAGAGCAAGAAGGGCTATAGCTGCCTGATCGCGTCGACGGTTTTCTGAATATCTGATTCTGTATTGAATATGTGGGGCGATGCTCGCACTATCTTCACATCTGAGATCTCCCTTAGCGCAAGAACGATTCCGCGCCTTTCCATCCTCTCTACAATTTCCTTTGCGTTGCCGCCCTGCACTGCAAACGACACGATGCTGGTCCTTTTTTGCGCATCCTCCGGCCCGTACAATATGACACCTGGAATCCCTGACAGTTCCTCTCGCAGCATGCCGGACAAGCCTGCCAGTCTCTGCCTGATGTTCTGCAACCCGATGCGCAGCAAAAGCGAGATAGATGTGTCAAGTCCCACAATCGCCGCATAGTTTCTGTAGCTTGCCTGGAACCTGTCCGGGATGTCCTTGTATGCTAGTTTGTCGCCGTCGTACAGCATTGCCGACTCTCCTGCAATCTGCATCGGCTCCAAAAGATCGGCCGACTCTTTTTTGCATATGAAAACACCTATGCCCATCGGACCGCACAACCACTTGTAGCCGTTAAACGCAAGAAAATCACAACTGGTACTCCCAAAGTCATAATCGCCGATGCATCCTACAGTCTGCGCGGCATCAAGAAAATACGGAACGCCCCTCTCCTTTAGCACCTTTCCTATTTCGGCGGCAGGCAGTATGGAGCCTGTGTTGTACAGGCCGTGACTTAGGGCCACAAGCTTTGTGTCCTTGTCAAGCAGCTTTTCAAGATCCGAAATATGGAAAAACCCGTTCTGGTCATGCGGTATGCTCTGCAGTCTGGTCTTTTTTGCAAGGCGAAGCCACGGAAAATAATTTGCGTGATGCTCGTGTGTCGTTCCACGAATCACAACATTGGAATCCTTTCCAAGCGAGATGCCGTTTGCAACAAGGTTTATCCCGTCGGTGACGCTCTGCGTGAGAATCACCTCCTCTTGTCTGCATCCGACCAATCTTGCAATTGTGTTTCTGAGGCTGACGGTCTTTTCTGCGAGCAGCGCGGCAAAGTCAAGTGAGTCGGGGCCCAGATTATTGTAGTGTGCAGTAAACTCTGCCATTGCGTTTATTGCCTGCTTGGGAATCAGTGACGACGACGCGCTGTTGAGATAGATTCTGGAGCTCGAAAAAGATTCCGAGACGAGCCCTTGATCTAAATTCATTATATACCTCATACCAAGTAACTATCTGTTGCATAAAAACCAACACGGCTCCGATGCGACAGAGGAGATCAGAAAAATAATCTCCACACAAACTCTGAGCTCAATATCGTTTGATGACGCAGTAGCAAAGACGTATTTCTTCCACAAGGTCGCATCCATACTGCAGCTTCCGACAATCTACCTTGACTTTGACGTGCTGTACAGCGGGTACGTGGTATCCGGCATGCTGCAGAAAAGCGACGACGTCGAACTGCTACAGCCCACGCCAGAGGCGATGAGCGACATGACAGTTGCGGTGCTTGAGAGAATCTCGCTGCAAAAACATTTGGTGATAATCGACTCACTCAACGGGCTGTTCACCATGCTAAACGAAAAAGATGCAGGCAGGCTGGTCAACAGCATGATAATGATGCTTACAAGCGCAGGACAAAAGACTGGATCGCACGTGCTGGTCGGCAGCATATCCAAGTTCCGCCAAAATGACGGATGGACCCTGACTGCGCTGGGGCGCAAAGTGATTGATGTTGATAGGATGAACATTCTCTCCGTGAAAAAACAGGACTCACAATTTCAGATGTCCGTTTTGGATCGCAACAACTTGCAAAAATCCACAGTCCTGTTTGATCTTGATCTGATCTAGAAACTGGATGCGATCAGAATTTTATAACAGCGTTAAAAATTTGCTAACGCCGTTATAATTCGCAGTTTTTAGGGAAATTATATTAAGATCCGAACGGTAGTTAGTTTGATAAAAATGCCAGTAGCAATTTTACCTGACATTGGTGAACAGATGTGCATTGGATGCGCACTATGCGTTGAAATCTGCACAACACTGGGACCAGATGTACTTAGAGTAAAACCAGTCGAAGGCTGGAAGAGAGGTAAGGCATTTGTCTTTTACCCAGAAAGATGCATCTCCGACGGAGCATGCATCGGCGTTTGCCCAACAAAGGCAATCTTCTGGATGAGACCAATGGACTTCACAGTAGGTCAACCAGTTCCTCTATACAAAAACTCAGTCTTCGTTAAGGGCTGGACTGAACTCATCGATTAAGTTCAGTCACAAAAATTTCTTTTTCATCATTTTGTTCCAGTGGACACTCCGCTGTGGTTTTATTTTCGAATCCGTAATACGGTACAATGATAACTGTAAGCAAAGCCACACACAAGAACAAGGCTGCCATACAACACCTCCTGTTGGAGCTTGGACGGCCGCAGGCAGACGGCAAAAAGCAAATGGCGTTCTTTGAGGATCTGATCCGCCTCTACACTACAGGCCCCGACAAACATATTCTAGTTGCGCACGATGCAGCAGACGTGGTGGGACTGGCAAGCGCAGTCGTGCTGCCAAGGCTGAACCGCGTCCGCCCCGAGCTCTGGATTCCGGAGCTGGTGGTGTCAAAGAAACACCGGAACAAGGGCGTCGGAAAAAAGCTGATAATCTCATGCATTGCTCTGGCGAAAAGAAAAAATTGTTTTAGGATACGACTAGAGTCTGGAAAAAATAGAAAGTCGGCCCACAAGTTTTACAAAAAGATGGGACTTGAGGCCTACGCCGTCAGCTTCAGCTTGGGACTAGGCTAGATACGTCGCAGTAGTTGGGACGCGGACTTTTTTTAGCGCATCCTCCAAATCCTGCTGAGTTATCTTGATGTCCTTGTGACTTGTCGCCTGACCGTTGATGTGTCTCTTTAGTGCTGCAATTGCGGCCCTTGAACACACCGCGGAAATCTCTGCACCCGTGTATCCGTCTGTCTGCTCGACAAGTTTGTCCAAGTTGACGTCGGAGGCAAGCGGCTTCTTCCTCGTGTGTATCTCAAAGATGTGCCTTCTCGACTTTGCGTCCGGCTTTGGCACCTCGATGATTCTGTCGAATCGTCCGGGTCTTAGCAGGGCCGAGTCCACTATGTCCAGTCTGTTTGTGGCGCCGATTATCAGCACCCCGTGCAGCTCCTCTAGACCGTCTATCTCGGTGAGTATCTGCGATACCACACTCTCCGTCACATGCGACGAATCTCCGCCTCCCCTTCTTGGTACCAGCGCGTCGATCTCGTCGAAGAAGATTATGCACGGTGCTGCCTGTCTTGCCTTTCTGAACACCTCTCTTACTCCCTTCTCCGATTCGCCGACCCACTTTGATAGCAACTCGGGGCCCTTGACGCTGATAAAGTTCGATTCCGTCATCTTTGCAAGTGCCTTTGCGATGAGCGTCTTTCCGGTTCCAGGTGGGCCGTACAAGAGTACGCCCTTTGGCGGTGAGACGTCGACATACTCGAATGCCTCCTTGTGTTTTAGCGGCCATTCGACTGCCTCCTTCAACTCCTCTTTGAGCTGCTCCAAGCCGCCGACGTCGTCCCATGTCACGTTTGGAACCTCGACTAGCACCTCTCTTAGTGCAGATGGCTTTACGTCCTTTAGTGCATCCCTGAAATCCTCATCGACTATCTTTATTTTCTGCAGAATCTCAGCTGAGATCTTTTCCTGGTTTAGGTCGACGTCTGGAAGTATTCTGCGCAGTGACCTCATTGCGGCCTCCTTTGTCAGCGATTCCAAATCCGCTCCGACAAATCCGTGCGTCACCTTTGCAAACTGCTCGAGGTTCACCTTCTCGTCGATTGGCATTCCGCGTGTGTGGATGTTGAGGATCTCAGCTCGCCCTTCTGCGTCGGGAATTCCTATCTCTATCTCCCGATCAAAGCGTCCGGGTCTTCTGAGTGCCTGGTCGATAGAGTCCGGCCTGTTCGTGGCAGCAATGACTACCACTTTTCCCCTGGCATTCATTCCGTCCATCAGTGTGAGAAGCTGCGAGACGATTCTCTTTTCCACCTCGCCTGTCACCTCGTCACGCTTTGGAGCGATCGAGTCGATCTCGTCAATGAATATGATACTCGGAGTGTTCTCCTCTGCCTGCTTGAATATCTCCCTTAGTCGCTCCTCCGACTCGCCGTAGTATTTTCCCATTATCTCCGGACCTGAAATTGCCGTAAAGTGAGCGTGTGTCTCGCCTGCTACTGCCTTTGCTAGGAGCGTCTTTCCGGTTCCAGGTGGGCCGTACAAGAGTACGCCCTTTGGAGCCTCGATTCCAAGCTTGTCAAACAGTTCCGGATGGCGCATTGGAAGCTCGACCATCTCGCGGATCTTCTGGACCTCCTTTTTGAGGCCCCCGAGGTCGTCGTACGTGATCCTTGGGATGGTGTTGTCCACCGCCTTTGTCATGCCTCCAAGCTTGAACTTTGTCTTGGGGGTGATGATTACCGGCTTTGCCGGGGTTGTGGATGTTACTATCAGCTGTGTCTTTCCTCCAAGGTGCGTGTTTACCACTATGGTGTCGCCTGTGGTAAAGACATGTCCCTCGTACAGAGATGACATGTATTCCTGCAGTCCCTCCACTGAAATCTTTTCCACCGGGGAAAGTACTACCTGCTCTGCCTCGGCCGAGTCGACCGTCTTGATCTGCACCTTCTCCCCAATTCCGGCACCGATGTTATGCCTTGTCAGCCCGTCGATTCGTATTACTCCAGAGCCAAAATCGTCTGCGGATCCCGGCCAGATCTTTACGTGGGTCTTTTTATTTGCCAGCAGTTCTACTATCTGGCCCGTCTGAAGCTTGTTGTCCTTTGCTACCTTTGGATCTATTACCGCAATTCCCTTCCCAACATGTCGTTGGGCTATCTCATCAATCTTTAGTGTAATTTCGCTCATATCTGATCACCAAAAATTGAAGGTTTAGGAAACCTCCACCGTCTTTCCCTTGGGTTTCTCTTCCTTTTTGTAGCTGAACTGGACTTCCAAAATTCCGTTTGTGTATGATGCCTTTACAGAGTCTACGTCCACCTTCTGCTTGATTGGGACCCTGGTTTGGTACTTTTTCTCTCCATGCTGCGCATCAATATTTACGGTGTTCCCCTCCACTACCACCTTGATGTCTTTTTTCTCGACTCCCGGCATCTCTGCTACCAGCTTGAGGATTCCGTCCTTTTCGTCCACCAGTGTGTCAACTAGCGGCTCTCGCGTATCTGCCGTCGGGAGCAAACTTGGGTTTACATTTCCGTATTCCCTCACTTGCGGCTTGCCATCGGGTCCAACGGTCATTGAATAACCGTAATAATATGGCCCATACGTCACGCCGTCGGCTCTTTTGACATCGTCAAAGATGTCATCTATGTCCATGAATGATCTGGACATTCTTTTGAAGAGCCTATCGAATTCTTCATCGAATAACATGTAATATTCACCTATGGTATGTAATAGATATTACATTATATAAATATTTATGATATTTGTCCGAAAAATGACATAAAGCTATTATATATGACATGGTATAACGCAGGTATGAAGACCGGTCTTTCCGTGCCTGAGGCTGTGCGCGAGATAATCACGAAGAATCGTTCCATCTATGACTGCATGAAGATGGATGTCATCAACTATACTGCGCTTGCAGTAAAGATCCAACCTGACGTGGAAAAGCAGATCGGCGGCCAGGTCAATCTCAATACGATTGTGGTGGCAATAAAGCGCTATGCGGACTCGTTTGCAGAAAAAGAGGAGATCAGGTCAGAGTCGGTCCTCAAAAATGCTCGACTGTCGCTGACAGACGGAATACTGGACATCAAGTTCACCTCAAATGACGCCGACACGAATGCAGCGTCGCTTTTGAACAAGTTTGAGCAGTACGATTCGGATTACGAGTTTTTCAGGCTGGCAGACTCGACATTTAGGATACTGACCGAGGATCTGGTGGATATCAGAAAGCTCTTCGAGTCACTCCCGTCCGAGAAGAACTTTCTCAACTCGGGTCTTGCAAAGATAAAGATCAGAATGCCGGAACAGCACAGATCCGACGGGGCATCATACGTGGCGGAGCTTCTTCACAACAATGGCATCGAGCTTCAGAACGCGTTCTTCTCACAGGACGATATAGTACTGGTGTTGCGTGAGGAAGACGCGTCAAAGGCGTACGAGATCCTAAGGGCAGAGATCTCCAGATAGCTATACGCCGAGCGTCTCGGCTTTAGAGATGTCCAAGAACACCTTGTCCCCAACCGAAATTGCCAAATCCTTGTACTCTCTGATGTCAAGCTTCAGGCTTGTGAGGTTTGCAGACATTCCAAAAGCGCCCCCTGAAAGCATCTTGTTTAGGTTCTTCATCATGTCGTCCATGTTTGTGAATCCCATGACACCTGCTCCAAACGGCGACTGCGGAACGGACTGACTTTCCTTAAAGTCCTTTGTAGGGGAAAGTGACAGAATCACGTATGGTGCGCCATCCGGTGCTGCGTCGATGCGGACTACGACATACTCCTTTTTCATGAAAAACTGACCCTAAATGTGATATTTTAACTGTAGCTGTGTGCGTGAATGATAAAATCCGCCCAAATGTCAGCGACTTTTGGGAATCAACTGTTATATCAAAAGAATTTAGAGTATACGGATGACTAAGAGGATTCTTGTTCTGGGCGGAGGCTTTGCCGGAGTAGCATGCACGCGCAAGCTGGAATCCCACTTCAAGCACTTTTCCGAAGTCGAGATTAGCCTCGTCTCCGAGGACAATTTTCTGCTTTTTACACCAATGCTGCCGCAGGTCGCATCTGGTACCATTGAGACCCGACATATCGTCATACCTATCAGGACCATCTGCAAAAAGGCCACCTTCTACGAAGGCAGGGTAAAGAACATCGATCCGTATGGAAAACGGGTAGCACTGTACGGCACAAACGAAAAGCGCGGCATCAACTTAGAGTATGACTACCTGGTGGTCGCACTAGGCAGCCAGACCAACTTCTTTGGGAATCAGTCGGTGGAGTCAAACGCGTATACGATGAAGACACTCAACGACGCAGTTGTGTTGCGCAACAGGATAATCGACATGCTGGAGCAGGCTGAAAACGAAAGAGATCCAATTCTAAAACAGTCGCTCTTGACTTTTGTAGTGGTAGGTGCAGGGTTTGCGGGAATAGAGACCGCAGGGGAGATCCTGGATTTTTTGCATGATGCAAAGAAGCACTATCCGCACATCTCCGAGAACGACATCAAGGTGGTAGTGCTTGAGGCACTCTCTATTGTGCTTCCAGGATTCTCAGAAAGGCTCGCTAGGTTTACCCGTGACAAGCTGATTCAGAGGGGAGTAGACATAA
Proteins encoded in this region:
- a CDS encoding GNAT family N-acetyltransferase gives rise to the protein MITVSKATHKNKAAIQHLLLELGRPQADGKKQMAFFEDLIRLYTTGPDKHILVAHDAADVVGLASAVVLPRLNRVRPELWIPELVVSKKHRNKGVGKKLIISCIALAKRKNCFRIRLESGKNRKSAHKFYKKMGLEAYAVSFSLGLG
- a CDS encoding cyclase family protein: MKPVDLTLTITQDIPTFPGSPRPMSIPWNSLKKDGYNLEMLFFSSHTGTHIDAPFHFVQGGKKIHQIDPGRFLCDAVLVRARSGPNHSITKSDIVDHEKRHGAIPRGGAIIFATGWNDQINRRNFFDQNPGLAESAAEYLASKKPSLVGIDSPSIDVGSNKRFSAHHILLKKDVLILENLCNLSRIKSRTFKIAALPLKLHNATGSPVRAVAF
- a CDS encoding aminotransferase class V-fold PLP-dependent enzyme gives rise to the protein MNLDQGLVSESFSSSRIYLNSASSSLIPKQAINAMAEFTAHYNNLGPDSLDFAALLAEKTVSLRNTIARLVGCRQEEVILTQSVTDGINLVANGISLGKDSNVVIRGTTHEHHANYFPWLRLAKKTRLQSIPHDQNGFFHISDLEKLLDKDTKLVALSHGLYNTGSILPAAEIGKVLKERGVPYFLDAAQTVGCIGDYDFGSTSCDFLAFNGYKWLCGPMGIGVFICKKESADLLEPMQIAGESAMLYDGDKLAYKDIPDRFQASYRNYAAIVGLDTSISLLLRIGLQNIRQRLAGLSGMLREELSGIPGVILYGPEDAQKRTSIVSFAVQGGNAKEIVERMERRGIVLALREISDVKIVRASPHIFNTESDIQKTVDAIRQL
- a CDS encoding NAD(P)/FAD-dependent oxidoreductase, with amino-acid sequence MTKRILVLGGGFAGVACTRKLESHFKHFSEVEISLVSEDNFLLFTPMLPQVASGTIETRHIVIPIRTICKKATFYEGRVKNIDPYGKRVALYGTNEKRGINLEYDYLVVALGSQTNFFGNQSVESNAYTMKTLNDAVVLRNRIIDMLEQAENERDPILKQSLLTFVVVGAGFAGIETAGEILDFLHDAKKHYPHISENDIKVVVLEALSIVLPGFSERLARFTRDKLIQRGVDIMLNTMVVSFDGSEVLIKDAVDPTRTAVKDPNMRSLQTKTLIWTAGVTPVDTIKNSMFKTDRGRVMVNEYLEVPDFPGVYVIGDCSLTIDPSTGKPYPPTAQNAEAEAKTAAYNLHATISGKTKSKIDHVSKGQMAIIGKRTAIAHIGGMNIHGFVAWCIWRTVYLRKIPKLNKRLRVLLDWTADLLFDRDISRLKIIRKDQPIDYKELDEVDDVW
- the hsp20 gene encoding archaeal heat shock protein Hsp20 — protein: MLFDEEFDRLFKRMSRSFMDIDDIFDDVKRADGVTYGPYYYGYSMTVGPDGKPQVREYGNVNPSLLPTADTREPLVDTLVDEKDGILKLVAEMPGVEKKDIKVVVEGNTVNIDAQHGEKKYQTRVPIKQKVDVDSVKASYTNGILEVQFSYKKEEKPKGKTVEVS
- a CDS encoding Lrp/AsnC ligand binding domain-containing protein → MPIAFILLNSDLGSDQEIVTKIKEILNVEKGLKFDVQGVYGIYDIVVKIEADNADHLRSVITNKIRKIEKVQSTLTMMVIEEQEGL
- a CDS encoding CDC48 family AAA ATPase encodes the protein MSEITLKIDEIAQRHVGKGIAVIDPKVAKDNKLQTGQIVELLANKKTHVKIWPGSADDFGSGVIRIDGLTRHNIGAGIGEKVQIKTVDSAEAEQVVLSPVEKISVEGLQEYMSSLYEGHVFTTGDTIVVNTHLGGKTQLIVTSTTPAKPVIITPKTKFKLGGMTKAVDNTIPRITYDDLGGLKKEVQKIREMVELPMRHPELFDKLGIEAPKGVLLYGPPGTGKTLLAKAVAGETHAHFTAISGPEIMGKYYGESEERLREIFKQAEENTPSIIFIDEIDSIAPKRDEVTGEVEKRIVSQLLTLMDGMNARGKVVVIAATNRPDSIDQALRRPGRFDREIEIGIPDAEGRAEILNIHTRGMPIDEKVNLEQFAKVTHGFVGADLESLTKEAAMRSLRRILPDVDLNQEKISAEILQKIKIVDEDFRDALKDVKPSALREVLVEVPNVTWDDVGGLEQLKEELKEAVEWPLKHKEAFEYVDVSPPKGVLLYGPPGTGKTLIAKALAKMTESNFISVKGPELLSKWVGESEKGVREVFRKARQAAPCIIFFDEIDALVPRRGGGDSSHVTESVVSQILTEIDGLEELHGVLIIGATNRLDIVDSALLRPGRFDRIIEVPKPDAKSRRHIFEIHTRKKPLASDVNLDKLVEQTDGYTGAEISAVCSRAAIAALKRHINGQATSHKDIKITQQDLEDALKKVRVPTTATYLA
- the amrS gene encoding AmmeMemoRadiSam system radical SAM enzyme; this translates as MNKEAILYDKLPGNKVRCTACARYCEIKDGQIGLCGVRANEAGKLDLLVYGKVITGNVDPIEKKPVVHYRPGTRIFSIATTGCSWLCKYCQNYDISQRRKIEGRDMTPAQVAQMAVDSKSDGIAYTYNEPSIFIEFARDCGIEAHKKGLFNVFVSNGYDTPQSVKMMGEFLDCITVDFKGSAEPGFTRKYIGVPDPKPIFDTLLEIKDKTKIHVEITDLIVPQAGDSLEHARKLAKFLYDNFGPEIPIHFLRFHPDYKMMEFPSTPVETLEKHYEVAKKEGLQYVYLGNVPGHKYEHTYCPGCNSMAVGRYGFDITQWNLDADNKCNTCGHKIPIVGALDPKYRRNRFQVLV
- a CDS encoding ACT domain-containing protein, encoding MKTGLSVPEAVREIITKNRSIYDCMKMDVINYTALAVKIQPDVEKQIGGQVNLNTIVVAIKRYADSFAEKEEIRSESVLKNARLSLTDGILDIKFTSNDADTNAASLLNKFEQYDSDYEFFRLADSTFRILTEDLVDIRKLFESLPSEKNFLNSGLAKIKIRMPEQHRSDGASYVAELLHNNGIELQNAFFSQDDIVLVLREEDASKAYEILRAEISR
- a CDS encoding NADH-quinone oxidoreductase subunit I codes for the protein MPVAILPDIGEQMCIGCALCVEICTTLGPDVLRVKPVEGWKRGKAFVFYPERCISDGACIGVCPTKAIFWMRPMDFTVGQPVPLYKNSVFVKGWTELID